The proteins below come from a single Chryseobacterium bernardetii genomic window:
- a CDS encoding TonB-dependent receptor, translated as MKKIYILALSLSAIALANAQENENHIDEVAIHARSKVIKEREEFKKHAQSTEIISEYEINRNNPAFIEQSLNTMAGVQVEKRTQLGGQRIVIRGYGNDQKFNNWGIKMYLNNIPLTGADGVTILDDVNFGLVNRIEVIKGPAATLYGGGSGGAVRLYMQPESKKGNSVSEQFMTGSFGLFQSSTSATGIGDNYSITANYGHIGSDGYRPHGKSIKNFYNINGEFKLNNNQKITLLATHGNSLEQVSGQISYDDYYNGIDNGNFAYIRRGAKTKFITSRVGIGHIWKITPNFKNNTTVFYTGTTGERIAAGANETSSFSNYGLRSVFEFNKEWEHFKSQTEFGVEIQQSQSTITNYRYKSVKITEEPVLRPLYDGSYFNNTNNQSNYFAVEKITYKPWDLMFLAGVSINQLSYKRKDLLALPGLFVVNGKDLYNKNLSFDKKFKAVASPHFALQKTWNNQIFNLSYSEGYNAPTSVTAFITGLNVTNDNLVAEKAKMWDFSIQGLIDDTSIDYQFSLFSINIKDKLTQLGGRMSNPEQTPYTYWANTGEQKNKGLEMSIGYSYQPKNLFISRIQPFVSYTYNDFKYSTYFKANGDKANVVGVPKTKISVGLDFETNIGLYWQNTYNYMGSVYTDFTNSNKVKSFGLLNSKIGYKRSFNQWDLDVFVAGNNLTSQINYTFLFYGNSINDSDKDNQYNNTSIYTDVNPGPSKAYFFTGFNLKYNF; from the coding sequence ATGAAAAAAATCTACATTCTTGCTCTTTCGTTGTCAGCCATTGCTCTTGCTAATGCTCAGGAAAATGAAAATCATATTGATGAAGTGGCCATCCATGCAAGGTCAAAAGTTATCAAAGAAAGAGAAGAATTTAAAAAACATGCACAATCCACGGAAATCATTTCCGAATATGAAATCAACCGAAATAACCCTGCCTTTATAGAGCAAAGCCTTAATACGATGGCCGGAGTTCAGGTAGAAAAAAGAACCCAGCTGGGTGGGCAGAGAATTGTCATACGGGGATATGGAAATGACCAGAAATTCAATAACTGGGGGATTAAAATGTATCTCAATAATATTCCGCTTACAGGAGCTGATGGTGTTACTATTCTTGATGATGTCAATTTCGGGCTGGTTAACCGTATAGAGGTTATAAAAGGTCCTGCAGCTACATTATATGGTGGTGGTTCTGGTGGTGCAGTAAGATTGTATATGCAGCCGGAAAGTAAAAAAGGGAATTCTGTATCAGAGCAGTTTATGACCGGATCTTTCGGATTATTTCAAAGTTCCACTTCGGCAACAGGTATAGGAGACAATTACTCTATTACCGCTAATTACGGACATATCGGAAGTGACGGATACCGCCCACATGGTAAAAGCATTAAAAACTTTTATAATATCAATGGCGAGTTTAAGCTTAATAACAATCAGAAAATAACGTTATTGGCTACTCATGGCAATTCGCTGGAACAGGTTTCAGGTCAGATTTCGTATGATGACTATTATAATGGGATTGATAACGGGAACTTTGCTTATATCAGGCGTGGAGCAAAAACAAAATTCATTACTTCAAGAGTAGGAATCGGACATATCTGGAAAATTACGCCTAATTTCAAAAACAATACCACCGTTTTCTATACCGGCACAACAGGTGAAAGAATTGCTGCCGGCGCTAATGAGACTTCATCTTTTTCTAATTATGGACTGAGATCTGTATTTGAATTTAACAAGGAGTGGGAACATTTCAAAAGTCAGACAGAATTTGGGGTTGAGATTCAGCAATCACAGTCAACCATTACCAATTACCGCTATAAAAGTGTAAAAATTACTGAAGAGCCCGTCTTGAGACCTCTGTACGATGGCTCTTATTTCAATAACACCAACAATCAATCTAATTATTTTGCTGTTGAAAAAATCACTTATAAGCCATGGGATTTAATGTTTCTTGCAGGGGTAAGCATCAATCAGCTTAGCTATAAAAGGAAAGATCTCTTAGCACTTCCCGGCCTGTTTGTTGTGAATGGCAAGGATCTTTACAATAAAAATCTATCATTTGATAAGAAGTTCAAGGCGGTGGCAAGTCCTCATTTCGCTTTACAAAAAACCTGGAATAACCAGATCTTCAACCTTAGTTACAGTGAAGGGTATAACGCTCCCACATCTGTTACAGCTTTCATCACAGGATTAAATGTCACTAATGATAATCTGGTTGCTGAAAAAGCAAAAATGTGGGACTTCAGTATTCAGGGACTGATAGATGATACTTCTATAGATTATCAGTTTTCATTATTCAGCATCAATATTAAAGATAAGCTTACCCAGCTGGGTGGAAGAATGTCTAATCCGGAGCAAACACCTTATACGTACTGGGCAAACACCGGAGAACAGAAAAATAAAGGGCTTGAAATGAGTATTGGCTACTCTTACCAACCGAAAAACTTATTTATTTCAAGAATTCAGCCCTTTGTAAGCTATACTTATAATGATTTTAAATACTCTACTTATTTTAAAGCAAACGGAGATAAAGCCAATGTAGTAGGTGTTCCTAAAACCAAGATATCAGTTGGGTTGGATTTTGAGACCAATATTGGTTTATACTGGCAGAATACCTATAATTATATGGGAAGTGTTTATACGGATTTCACCAATAGCAATAAGGTAAAAAGCTTTGGACTTTTAAATTCCAAGATTGGTTATAAACGAAGTTTCAACCAGTGGGACCTGGATGTATTCGTCGCCGGAAACAACCTTACCAGCCAGATCAATTACACCTTCCTTTTCTATGGAAACAGCATCAATGATTCTGATAAGGATAACCAGTATAACAATACATCTATTTATACAGATGTGAATCCCGGACCAAGTAAGGCCTATTTCTTTACAGGATTTAATCTGAAGTATAATTTTTAG
- a CDS encoding MBL fold metallo-hydrolase codes for MNRRELLKNGLLAGTLSLVPFSRVLAEATVIPETKREDLSGFKKIKLGDLELFILTDGYIHEENLNSFAPRGNISELKKILTDNFRSTDYIDMAMNIILVKTKERLILLDTGMGIFADERTGFLLKSLEKAGFKPKNITDVFISHAHPDHIGGVVDKQNNLIFPNATIFISKIEHDFWMQASIKDFSNSALKAQPEFLNQIIPAVRNILETIKPKLKFYDLNHTLYNNFSFQLAPGHTPGLTVTTISSGNEKLMYIADLIHSDVILFPHPDWGFSGDTDLDIAAASRKKLLQQLADTRARAFAYHLPWPGLGFTRKNAQGYEWIPESFMN; via the coding sequence ATGAATAGAAGAGAATTACTGAAAAACGGTTTATTGGCAGGAACATTAAGTCTTGTTCCTTTCTCCCGTGTATTGGCTGAAGCAACGGTCATCCCTGAAACAAAAAGAGAAGATCTTTCCGGTTTTAAAAAGATCAAATTGGGAGATCTGGAACTGTTTATTCTTACAGACGGATACATTCATGAAGAAAATCTGAACTCATTTGCTCCCAGAGGAAACATTTCCGAGCTGAAAAAAATCCTTACAGATAACTTCCGGTCAACAGATTATATAGACATGGCCATGAATATCATTTTGGTGAAAACAAAAGAAAGGCTAATTTTATTAGATACCGGAATGGGGATTTTTGCTGATGAAAGAACCGGATTTCTTTTAAAAAGCCTTGAAAAAGCTGGATTTAAACCCAAGAATATTACAGATGTTTTTATTTCCCACGCCCATCCGGACCACATTGGCGGAGTAGTGGATAAGCAGAATAATCTGATCTTCCCCAATGCCACTATCTTTATATCAAAGATTGAACATGATTTCTGGATGCAGGCTTCTATTAAGGATTTCAGCAATAGTGCCCTAAAGGCACAGCCTGAATTTCTGAATCAGATTATTCCGGCTGTCCGGAATATCTTGGAAACTATAAAACCAAAGTTGAAGTTCTACGATCTGAATCATACACTCTATAACAACTTCAGTTTTCAGCTGGCCCCGGGGCACACGCCCGGCTTAACGGTTACAACAATTTCATCCGGAAATGAGAAACTGATGTATATTGCTGACCTGATCCATTCCGATGTTATTCTTTTTCCACATCCGGATTGGGGATTTTCAGGAGATACTGATCTGGATATTGCTGCAGCATCAAGAAAAAAACTTTTACAGCAATTGGCTGATACCAGAGCCAGGGCATTTGCTTACCATCTCCCGTGGCCGGGATTAGGATTCACAAGGAAAAACGCTCAGGGATACGAATGGATCCCGGAGAGTTTTATGAATTAA
- a CDS encoding aldo/keto reductase produces the protein MKFKKLGNTGEQLSAIGLGCMGMSFAYGPSDEQESISTLHRALDLGVNFWDTADMYANGENEKLISKVLVPNRDKIFIATKFGFRFKDGKASHSGAPGTYFDGSPEWIRQAVDLSLQRLKIDTIDLYYAHRVDPNVPVEETVGAMAELVKAGKVKYIGLSEASVESIRKANKIHPIAALQSEYSILTKDVESEILPTIRELGISLVPYSPLARGLFANINEVQNLGEDDFRKSLPRYQQEYLENNTKLANEINEFAASKGVKGTQLALAWVLNQGDDIIPIPGTKRIKYLEENVAAANIELSQSDLDTIDAILKKYPNVGERYNEGSMKLVNN, from the coding sequence ATGAAATTTAAAAAATTAGGAAACACCGGTGAACAACTTTCTGCTATTGGATTAGGCTGTATGGGAATGAGCTTTGCTTATGGCCCTTCAGATGAGCAAGAAAGTATCAGTACTTTGCACAGAGCATTAGATTTAGGCGTTAACTTCTGGGATACGGCAGATATGTATGCCAACGGGGAAAATGAAAAGTTAATTTCGAAAGTCTTGGTTCCCAACAGAGACAAAATTTTCATTGCTACGAAGTTCGGATTCAGATTCAAAGATGGCAAAGCCAGCCATAGCGGAGCTCCGGGAACTTATTTTGACGGTTCCCCGGAATGGATAAGACAGGCTGTAGATTTAAGCCTTCAAAGGTTGAAAATAGATACCATAGACCTGTATTATGCACACAGGGTAGATCCGAATGTTCCGGTAGAAGAAACTGTAGGAGCTATGGCAGAGCTGGTTAAAGCAGGTAAAGTGAAATATATCGGATTATCTGAAGCTTCTGTAGAATCTATCAGAAAAGCCAATAAAATTCATCCGATTGCTGCTTTACAGTCAGAATATTCTATTTTAACCAAAGATGTTGAGAGTGAAATTCTTCCAACCATCAGAGAATTAGGAATTTCATTGGTACCTTATTCACCATTGGCGAGAGGCCTTTTTGCTAATATTAATGAAGTGCAGAACCTTGGAGAAGATGATTTCAGAAAATCATTACCCCGTTATCAGCAGGAATATCTTGAAAATAATACAAAACTGGCTAATGAAATTAATGAGTTTGCTGCTTCCAAAGGAGTGAAAGGAACCCAGCTTGCATTAGCATGGGTACTAAATCAGGGAGATGATATCATTCCGATTCCGGGAACCAAACGTATCAAGTATCTGGAAGAAAATGTTGCCGCTGCCAATATTGAGCTGTCTCAATCTGATCTGGATACCATAGATGCCATTCTGAAGAAATATCCGAATGTAGGAGAAAGATATAATGAAGGTTCAATGAAGCTGGTGAACAATTAA
- a CDS encoding helix-turn-helix domain-containing protein, with protein MESNESLQGFYERNAPDFTSLCLGVNKMGHFNVFSREHCSLLSPYSRRDYYKISLIIGKGKLHYADKWIYVDRPALLFSNPIVPYSWEAEDDDQKGWFCLFTESFLQNGSRLGNLQDSPLFKIGGTPVFFLEKEQQEVLSDLYTKMMTEIESDYVHKYDMLRAYLHLMIHETMKMHPAETFEPYQNASQRVASLFMELLERQFPIDSPEAFLKLKTPNDYAQSLSIHVNSLNRSVKEVTGKTTSQQITARVIQEANALLTHTDWNIAEIAYGLGFEEPAYFTNYFKKQTGIAPNALRINLV; from the coding sequence ATGGAATCCAACGAATCATTACAAGGCTTTTACGAACGGAATGCTCCGGACTTTACGTCTCTATGCCTGGGAGTAAACAAAATGGGACACTTTAATGTGTTTTCACGGGAACACTGTTCCCTGTTATCGCCGTACAGCAGAAGAGATTATTATAAAATTTCACTGATTATAGGAAAGGGCAAGCTTCATTACGCAGATAAATGGATTTATGTAGACCGTCCTGCTCTGTTGTTTTCCAATCCTATTGTCCCTTATTCCTGGGAAGCTGAGGATGATGATCAGAAAGGCTGGTTCTGCCTTTTTACAGAATCATTTTTACAGAATGGAAGCCGTTTGGGGAATCTTCAGGATTCACCATTGTTTAAAATTGGCGGAACTCCTGTTTTCTTTTTGGAAAAAGAGCAGCAGGAGGTGCTTTCAGATTTGTATACCAAAATGATGACGGAAATTGAATCGGACTATGTTCACAAATATGATATGCTGAGAGCCTACCTCCATCTGATGATCCATGAAACGATGAAAATGCATCCCGCCGAAACATTTGAGCCTTATCAGAACGCCTCCCAAAGGGTTGCCTCTTTATTTATGGAGTTGCTGGAAAGACAGTTTCCCATTGACAGTCCGGAAGCTTTTTTGAAATTAAAGACTCCTAATGATTATGCACAGAGCCTTTCCATTCATGTCAATTCTTTAAACCGTTCTGTGAAAGAGGTTACCGGGAAGACTACCAGCCAGCAGATTACGGCAAGAGTGATACAGGAAGCAAATGCCCTGCTAACCCATACAGACTGGAATATTGCTGAAATTGCCTATGGATTAGGCTTTGAAGAACCCGCTTACTTTACCAATTACTTTAAAAAACAGACTGGAATAGCTCCCAATGCACTAAGAATAAACCTTGTTTGA
- a CDS encoding GNAT family N-acetyltransferase translates to MENIKFMVSPYQDELQLFIDEKKAGYMSIEVDGRLLIVYYTKLDEEREGKGYAKLLLDELVRYAEEKDLLVDPECDFVRQQFENHPRRYKDIWHA, encoded by the coding sequence ATGGAAAATATAAAATTTATGGTATCTCCATATCAGGATGAACTGCAATTGTTTATTGATGAGAAAAAAGCGGGTTATATGTCCATAGAGGTTGACGGAAGACTTCTTATTGTATATTATACGAAGCTTGATGAAGAACGCGAGGGTAAAGGCTATGCCAAATTACTGCTGGATGAGCTGGTTCGTTATGCAGAAGAAAAAGATTTGCTTGTAGACCCGGAATGTGATTTTGTACGTCAGCAGTTTGAAAATCATCCAAGAAGATACAAAGACATCTGGCATGCTTAA
- a CDS encoding MBL fold metallo-hydrolase → MMYWILAVVIILAAIYFIVINSPAFGAVPKGKRLDRIRQSKLYRNKQFQNISPTPSLAEGYKMTKVTYDFILGKKHPLLKPLKEIPSIHTDLKSLDKNTDVFIWLGHSSYYLQTDGISFLIDPVLSLYGSPFRYFNKAFKGSDIFTPQDIPSLDYLVITHDHFDHLDYPTVKSIKERTGMAVAPLGVGAHLERWGYTEEQLIEEEWGTEVILKNNIRLVFTPARHFSGRRVKQNDTLWTSYVLETPTKKIFIGGDSGYDAHFKMIGEKHGPFDYAILENGQYGEAWRYIHTLPEDTIQAAIDINARHIIPVHAAKFALALHPWNEPLQKITSLGKEKELDILTPKIGEVVDLNQSDQQFTTWWED, encoded by the coding sequence ATGATGTATTGGATCCTTGCAGTTGTGATTATATTGGCAGCAATCTATTTTATAGTCATTAATAGTCCCGCATTTGGAGCTGTTCCCAAAGGAAAGCGATTAGACCGTATAAGACAGTCGAAACTTTACAGGAATAAACAGTTTCAGAATATCAGCCCTACACCATCTCTGGCTGAAGGATATAAAATGACAAAGGTTACCTATGATTTCATTTTAGGAAAAAAACATCCGCTGCTGAAGCCCTTAAAAGAAATTCCTTCTATCCATACAGATCTGAAAAGCTTAGATAAAAATACAGATGTTTTCATCTGGTTAGGGCATTCCTCATATTATTTACAGACAGATGGCATTTCATTTTTAATAGATCCTGTATTGAGTTTATATGGTTCTCCTTTCAGATATTTTAATAAAGCTTTTAAAGGATCTGATATCTTTACTCCTCAGGATATTCCCAGCCTTGATTATCTGGTTATTACCCACGATCATTTTGACCATCTGGATTATCCTACAGTTAAATCAATTAAAGAACGGACAGGAATGGCTGTTGCTCCATTAGGAGTAGGAGCGCATCTGGAACGTTGGGGATATACAGAAGAACAACTCATTGAAGAAGAATGGGGAACAGAAGTTATATTAAAAAATAACATCAGGTTAGTCTTTACACCAGCCAGGCATTTTTCTGGCAGAAGGGTGAAACAGAACGATACACTTTGGACTTCCTATGTGCTGGAAACTCCTACAAAGAAAATCTTTATAGGTGGTGACAGTGGCTATGATGCCCATTTTAAAATGATTGGAGAGAAACATGGCCCTTTTGATTATGCAATTCTTGAAAACGGACAATATGGTGAAGCGTGGCGATATATTCATACCTTACCTGAAGATACTATTCAGGCGGCTATAGACATCAATGCCAGACACATTATTCCGGTACACGCTGCTAAATTTGCCCTTGCATTGCATCCATGGAATGAGCCTTTACAAAAAATAACCAGTTTAGGTAAAGAAAAAGAATTAGATATCCTTACTCCGAAAATCGGAGAAGTGGTAGATCTGAATCAAAGTGATCAACAGTTTACAACCTGGTGGGAAGACTGA
- a CDS encoding S41 family peptidase: MKNYSVIFILAMLSSCSSIRRHNEQRASCIPPEQLKEDVDFAYSKLQQMHPQLYWYIPKKELELKFDSLKQTINEPLTPLQFYFKLQPVIAGIREGHLSLRIPRKKFTKKEIKTLEHKKGLFSRFEYYISGDQMYITENRDSIEHIQPGTEILSINHIPVSEYIKKYRNLISSDGYNTTFQPYFLKDLFFNYYTAENGLADRAILETLYKGEKHTYTLSRESKSDSDLEKDKEMNKRTQERKLNDYVAASNSYNRSFKFLDKDSTVAYIKVKSFSREYSDEFYKKTFAKIKKAKSDYLIIDVRNNYGGSLYEINNLYSYLTNKPFTLIKPSQVTSRDIPLRTNYFRKSNPLDYAIKSISYPSYFFAQAFSTYKKDGKVFYKMKADKPTKPNKEAFHGKVFVLINGGSFSASSIITAKLKNDKRATLVGEETGGANDGTVAGFYSYQKLPNSEIRFPIGLLLVQPNIDFSDTKKGVTPDIEIKENLQDIIDKKDPQLDWIRNEIGKEKAAKH; this comes from the coding sequence TTGAAAAATTACTCGGTAATATTTATTCTGGCCATGCTTTCCTCATGTTCATCTATCAGGAGGCATAATGAACAGCGGGCTTCATGTATTCCCCCGGAGCAGCTTAAGGAAGATGTTGATTTTGCCTATTCTAAACTTCAGCAGATGCATCCACAGCTATATTGGTATATTCCCAAGAAGGAATTGGAACTAAAGTTTGACAGCCTTAAGCAAACCATTAATGAACCGCTTACCCCGCTCCAGTTTTATTTTAAGCTTCAGCCTGTTATTGCCGGAATCCGGGAAGGGCATCTGTCTTTAAGAATCCCTAGAAAAAAATTCACAAAAAAGGAAATTAAAACTTTAGAACATAAAAAAGGACTGTTCAGCAGGTTTGAATACTATATTTCCGGTGATCAGATGTATATTACGGAAAACAGGGACTCTATTGAACATATCCAGCCAGGAACCGAAATTCTGTCTATAAATCATATTCCCGTTTCAGAATATATCAAAAAATACAGAAACCTTATCAGCAGTGACGGATACAATACAACCTTCCAACCCTATTTTTTAAAGGATCTGTTCTTTAATTATTATACAGCGGAAAACGGACTTGCAGACAGGGCAATCCTTGAAACCCTTTATAAAGGTGAGAAACATACTTATACTTTAAGCCGGGAATCAAAATCCGACTCTGATCTTGAAAAAGATAAGGAAATGAATAAACGCACCCAGGAAAGAAAACTTAATGACTATGTTGCGGCCAGTAATTCTTACAACCGGAGCTTCAAATTCCTAGATAAAGACAGCACTGTTGCCTATATCAAGGTGAAAAGCTTTTCAAGGGAATATTCAGATGAGTTTTATAAAAAGACATTTGCAAAGATTAAAAAAGCAAAGTCAGATTACCTCATCATAGATGTCCGTAATAATTACGGAGGTTCTCTTTATGAGATCAACAATCTGTATTCTTATCTTACGAATAAACCCTTTACCCTGATAAAACCCTCTCAGGTAACCTCAAGGGATATCCCGCTAAGAACTAATTATTTCAGGAAAAGTAATCCGCTGGACTATGCTATTAAGAGTATTTCTTACCCAAGTTATTTTTTTGCCCAGGCTTTCAGTACTTATAAAAAAGATGGAAAGGTTTTCTATAAGATGAAAGCTGACAAACCTACGAAGCCCAATAAAGAAGCTTTTCACGGTAAAGTTTTTGTCCTTATCAATGGTGGAAGCTTTTCTGCCTCATCTATTATTACAGCAAAGCTTAAAAATGATAAAAGAGCCACTCTTGTAGGTGAAGAAACGGGAGGAGCCAATGACGGAACAGTAGCCGGCTTCTATTCATACCAAAAACTTCCGAATTCTGAAATAAGATTTCCTATCGGGCTGCTTCTGGTACAACCGAATATTGATTTCTCCGATACTAAAAAAGGAGTTACTCCTGATATAGAGATCAAAGAAAATTTACAGGATATCATTGATAAAAAGGATCCGCAGCTGGATTGGATCAGAAATGAAATTGGAAAAGAAAAAGCGGCTAAGCATTAA
- a CDS encoding NADP-dependent glyceraldehyde-3-phosphate dehydrogenase — protein MSSANNASFQNIFKYENEIPEEYKVPEIHQKVYLLNGELVEWKGETQNIYSPVCIPTENGLERKLLGSVPNIGPEEAMEVLEACVKAYDNGLGEWPTMSVEGRIKCMQKFVYLMIRQRDLIIKLLMWEIGKTLADSTKEFDRTVDYINQTIDALKDLDRESSRFQQAEGTIAQIRRAPLGVVLSMGPFNYPLNEIFTTLIPALIMGNTILFKLPKHGVLAHYPLLDAFKEAFPKGTVNTLYGKGSEIITPIMESGKVNVLAFIGSSKVANGLKKLHPKVNRLRAILSLDAKNAAIVTKNANLDVAVSECILGALSFNGQRCTALKLIFVQKEVALEFTEKLSEAVSALKAGLPWEKEVKVTPLPEVNKPPYLRECIEDALQKGAAILNKDGGYTEESFVFPAVVYPVNNDMKLYHEEQFGPVIPVVPFDDIEEPIEYQVNASHGMQVSIFSEDPQEVAQLIDPFVNLVSRVNINCQAQRGPDVFPFTGRKDSAEGTLSVFDALRSFSIRSLVAAKLTDSNKELLNTIVREHDSNFLSTDYIF, from the coding sequence ATGAGTTCAGCAAACAATGCATCATTTCAAAATATTTTTAAATACGAAAACGAAATTCCCGAAGAATATAAAGTACCCGAGATTCATCAGAAAGTTTATCTTCTGAATGGCGAGCTGGTAGAATGGAAAGGAGAAACACAGAATATTTATTCCCCTGTCTGTATCCCTACAGAAAACGGTTTGGAAAGAAAATTGTTGGGCAGTGTCCCGAACATTGGCCCTGAAGAAGCCATGGAAGTTCTTGAAGCCTGCGTAAAAGCTTATGATAACGGTCTTGGTGAATGGCCTACCATGTCTGTGGAAGGCAGAATCAAATGTATGCAGAAATTTGTGTATCTGATGATCCGGCAGCGTGATCTGATTATTAAACTGCTGATGTGGGAAATTGGGAAAACACTGGCAGATTCTACCAAGGAATTTGACCGTACTGTAGATTACATCAACCAAACCATTGATGCCTTAAAAGATCTGGACAGGGAATCTTCCCGCTTCCAACAGGCAGAAGGAACCATTGCACAGATCAGAAGAGCGCCTTTGGGAGTGGTTTTAAGCATGGGGCCTTTCAATTACCCTTTGAATGAGATCTTTACTACACTCATCCCTGCATTAATTATGGGAAATACCATCTTGTTTAAATTGCCAAAACACGGGGTATTAGCACATTATCCTTTACTGGATGCCTTTAAAGAAGCCTTCCCGAAAGGAACGGTAAACACTTTATATGGCAAAGGCTCCGAAATTATCACCCCCATCATGGAAAGCGGAAAAGTGAATGTCCTTGCTTTTATCGGGTCAAGTAAAGTAGCGAATGGACTGAAAAAGCTGCACCCAAAAGTAAACCGTCTAAGGGCTATTTTAAGCCTGGATGCTAAAAATGCAGCTATTGTTACTAAAAATGCCAATCTTGATGTGGCGGTTAGTGAATGTATTTTAGGAGCCCTTTCTTTCAACGGACAGCGTTGTACAGCCCTGAAGCTGATATTTGTTCAGAAAGAGGTAGCCCTTGAATTCACAGAGAAGCTTAGCGAAGCTGTTTCTGCACTAAAAGCAGGCCTGCCATGGGAAAAAGAGGTGAAAGTAACCCCGCTTCCGGAAGTGAATAAGCCGCCTTATCTTAGAGAATGTATTGAAGATGCTCTGCAGAAAGGAGCCGCAATTTTAAATAAGGACGGCGGCTATACAGAAGAATCCTTTGTCTTCCCAGCAGTGGTTTACCCTGTAAACAATGATATGAAACTGTATCATGAAGAACAGTTCGGTCCGGTAATTCCGGTAGTTCCGTTTGATGATATTGAAGAACCTATTGAATATCAGGTTAACGCTTCCCACGGTATGCAGGTAAGTATTTTCAGTGAAGATCCACAGGAAGTTGCACAATTAATTGATCCTTTTGTGAATCTGGTAAGCCGTGTCAATATCAACTGCCAGGCACAGCGTGGGCCGGATGTATTCCCTTTTACCGGAAGAAAAGACAGTGCAGAAGGTACACTTTCCGTTTTTGATGCCTTGCGCTCATTCTCAATCAGATCACTGGTAGCTGCAAAGCTTACAGACTCTAATAAAGAATTGCTGAATACCATTGTAAGGGAACATGATTCAAACTTTTTAAGTACAGACTATATTTTTTAG
- the tpx gene encoding thiol peroxidase: MNTVLLKGTPVRTYSKLPDVNKPAPKFTLTDVNMNDQSLDAYKGRYVILNIFPSVDTGVCSASVHHFNEEAGNLPNTVVLCISKDLPFAQKRFCGAEGINNVVMLSDFRSDFGWNYGVEMIESPMKGLLSRAVVVIDPSGTIIYEEQVPDISQEPNYAAAIQAVKQ; encoded by the coding sequence ATTAATACTGTTTTATTGAAAGGAACGCCTGTACGTACTTATTCCAAATTACCGGATGTAAACAAACCGGCTCCTAAATTTACCCTTACGGATGTTAATATGAACGATCAGAGCCTGGATGCATATAAAGGCAGATATGTGATTCTGAATATCTTCCCAAGTGTAGATACGGGCGTTTGCTCTGCATCTGTTCACCATTTCAATGAAGAAGCAGGAAACCTTCCCAATACGGTAGTTCTTTGTATTTCTAAGGATTTACCTTTTGCTCAAAAGAGATTCTGCGGGGCTGAGGGAATCAACAATGTTGTAATGCTTTCGGATTTCCGCTCAGATTTCGGGTGGAATTATGGGGTGGAAATGATAGAATCTCCCATGAAAGGGCTTCTCAGCAGAGCTGTTGTGGTAATTGATCCTTCCGGAACTATTATCTATGAAGAACAGGTACCGGATATATCCCAGGAACCCAACTATGCAGCGGCAATTCAGGCTGTGAAACAATAA